One window from the genome of Bacteroidota bacterium encodes:
- a CDS encoding TonB-dependent receptor plug domain-containing protein, with product MLVYSYGSCLFTLLYTPRSTSQNMKYLIFFFICANILFAQTSVLVVDSVSGAPVSGAVVSNGVKIVVTGEEGIADISSFDPSLEVTVTHVSWLKSVFKIIPGEKLHLVKLVAASSVMDEVVITGSGEKGGSFTKKVDLETKEGEGYRTLADIISRDFGLSIKDYGGSGSLKQISFRGMSAENSLVLFNGVRVNDIRTGGFDLSGVFTDELRAAEFSTSASGEGEISAGGVLNLETRGKRDYSFISTEKIDDAGMVSFSGSGNISFGRFYAGVSAERVWSANRFEYEFNGTKLTRENAHFNRSFISLSAGYTGSSTAIDLYSNYGFYQAGVPGFVVSNNTSSSGATNTTEGTLTILRFSTAIAENSGLESSLGFSHQRLNFDDPNRAYYKVNGADNSTLNNLSFNAKSWLKLGSVTLSGGYGFEGGELADIKTVLSNYRKESFVKRRVNRLLAKVDWEPAILPEVLAGLFITGGVNGEFFSQEGIGERNENGINWNGGLTLVPAGFDRLRVKFNFFSTDRIPSYNEYYYSSLLSTGSLNPEKTTGLETGIEFSNLLPFVRSVSAIWYSLETADKIIWVPSIIALQIPRNISKVKSEGIDLALSLTFFDNALRADFAFSWLSARNISNFGSGDRSDGKQLVYTPRERMISSLSYNSDIFKVVLDHRFIGSSYFTSDNDPYFVIQNHSVFDLHITTFFNLLNARQAISVSFYNLFNENYKIIQSYPMPLRSIVFSFTTKIQD from the coding sequence ATGCTTGTATACAGTTACGGCTCCTGCTTATTTACACTTCTTTATACTCCCCGTTCCACCTCACAAAACATGAAATATCTGATTTTCTTTTTTATATGTGCGAATATTTTATTTGCCCAGACCTCTGTACTGGTGGTTGATTCCGTCAGTGGTGCTCCCGTTTCCGGTGCTGTTGTAAGCAATGGTGTGAAAATTGTTGTGACGGGTGAAGAGGGGATTGCAGACATTTCATCTTTCGATCCCTCTTTGGAAGTGACAGTAACTCATGTTTCGTGGCTCAAATCTGTATTCAAAATAATCCCCGGTGAAAAACTGCATCTGGTAAAACTTGTTGCTGCCTCTTCTGTTATGGATGAAGTTGTGATAACGGGTTCCGGCGAAAAGGGGGGTAGTTTCACAAAGAAAGTCGATCTGGAAACAAAGGAAGGTGAGGGATACAGAACTCTGGCTGACATAATCAGCAGGGATTTCGGATTGTCGATAAAAGATTACGGAGGATCGGGTTCGTTGAAGCAGATTTCATTCAGAGGAATGAGTGCAGAAAACAGTCTGGTTTTATTTAACGGAGTAAGGGTGAACGATATAAGGACAGGTGGATTTGATCTTTCGGGTGTATTTACTGATGAATTGAGGGCTGCCGAGTTTTCCACTTCTGCATCGGGTGAAGGCGAAATTTCAGCCGGAGGTGTGCTTAACCTTGAGACACGGGGCAAGAGGGATTATTCCTTCATATCGACAGAAAAAATTGATGATGCCGGGATGGTTTCCTTTTCCGGGAGTGGAAATATCTCTTTCGGCAGGTTTTATGCAGGGGTTTCAGCGGAAAGGGTTTGGTCGGCAAACAGATTTGAATATGAGTTTAACGGAACGAAACTGACACGGGAAAACGCTCATTTCAACAGATCTTTTATCTCTCTATCGGCAGGTTACACAGGGAGCAGCACCGCGATCGATCTTTATTCCAACTATGGATTTTATCAGGCGGGAGTACCGGGATTTGTGGTTTCGAACAATACTTCCTCATCAGGGGCAACGAACACCACAGAAGGGACACTCACAATTTTAAGATTTTCCACCGCGATCGCTGAAAATTCGGGACTGGAATCTTCACTCGGTTTCAGCCATCAACGCCTGAATTTCGACGACCCTAACAGGGCTTACTACAAGGTGAATGGTGCCGACAATTCCACCCTGAACAACCTCTCTTTCAATGCCAAAAGCTGGCTAAAACTCGGAAGTGTAACACTGAGCGGTGGTTACGGGTTTGAGGGGGGTGAGCTCGCTGACATCAAAACAGTGCTTTCCAACTACAGAAAAGAATCATTTGTAAAGAGAAGGGTAAACAGGCTGCTTGCAAAAGTTGACTGGGAGCCTGCAATCCTGCCCGAAGTTTTAGCCGGTCTCTTCATCACGGGAGGTGTAAACGGGGAGTTTTTCAGTCAGGAGGGGATTGGCGAGAGAAATGAAAACGGCATCAACTGGAACGGGGGACTGACATTAGTTCCAGCAGGTTTTGACCGTCTGAGAGTGAAATTTAATTTCTTTTCGACAGACAGGATACCTTCCTACAACGAATATTACTACTCCTCACTGCTTTCGACAGGGAGCCTGAATCCTGAAAAGACAACCGGACTTGAGACAGGTATTGAATTTAGTAATCTTCTTCCATTTGTGAGGAGTGTTTCAGCAATATGGTACAGTCTTGAGACTGCTGACAAGATAATCTGGGTGCCCTCGATAATTGCTCTTCAGATACCGAGGAATATCTCGAAAGTCAAGTCGGAGGGGATCGACCTGGCTCTCTCCCTCACCTTTTTTGATAATGCATTAAGGGCTGATTTTGCTTTTTCGTGGCTTTCTGCCCGTAATATCTCGAATTTTGGAAGTGGTGACAGGAGCGACGGTAAACAGCTTGTTTATACGCCGAGGGAGAGGATGATCAGTTCCTTGTCTTATAATTCGGACATTTTTAAAGTGGTGCTGGATCACAGGTTTATCGGGAGTTCATATTTTACCTCTGACAACGACCCTTACTTCGTTATTCAAAACCACAGTGTATTCGACCTCCACATCACAACATTTTTTAATTTATTAAATGCACGGCAGGCAATAAGTGTCTCATTCTACAATCTGTTTAACGAGAATTACAAGATTATTCAGTCGTATCCGATGCCGCTAAGATCAATCGTTTTTTCATTCACTACAAAAATACAGGACTAA